In bacterium 336/3, the following proteins share a genomic window:
- a CDS encoding ABC transporter permease, which yields MKLSWWKWVTAILLIYAVLAGFLLDIPRLQTGNLDHTARNLYFHVPMWFGMVFVLTISVVQSIIYLRKTTEKSDFMAVSSAEVGVLYGILGLVTGMVWGKFTWGDFLPRDVKIYGAAVALLIYLAYFILRSAIENKEQAARISAVYNIFAYSVYIPLIFVMPRLYDSVHPGNGGNPGFNAYDLNGAMRMVFYPAVIGFLGLALWIATLRTRLRKVEATLQETESTKTIQIISKEQKI from the coding sequence CTGAAGCTCTCTTGGTGGAAATGGGTTACAGCCATTCTTTTAATATATGCTGTTTTGGCGGGCTTTCTTCTTGATATTCCACGCCTTCAAACAGGAAATTTAGATCACACAGCTCGAAATCTGTATTTCCATGTCCCTATGTGGTTTGGGATGGTTTTTGTGCTGACTATTTCTGTTGTTCAGTCTATTATTTATTTACGTAAAACTACCGAAAAATCTGACTTTATGGCTGTTTCGTCTGCTGAAGTAGGTGTTTTGTATGGTATTTTGGGACTTGTTACGGGCATGGTCTGGGGGAAATTTACGTGGGGCGATTTTCTACCTCGTGATGTGAAAATTTATGGAGCTGCTGTGGCTCTGCTCATTTATTTGGCATATTTTATTTTACGTTCAGCCATTGAAAATAAAGAACAAGCTGCTCGTATTTCAGCTGTTTATAATATTTTTGCTTATTCTGTTTATATTCCTCTGATTTTTGTGATGCCTCGTTTGTATGACAGTGTACACCCAGGCAATGGAGGAAACCCAGGTTTTAATGCTTACGATCTTAATGGTGCAATGCGTATGGTGTTTTATCCTGCTGTAATAGGCTTTTTGGGGCTTGCTTTATGGATTGCAACACTCAGGACACGTCTAAGAAAAGTAGAAGCCACTTTGCAGGAAACAGAAAGCACCAAAACGATTCAGATTATTTCAAAAGAACAAAAAATATAA
- a CDS encoding cytochrome C biogenesis protein yields MKPAHIVAIIAIAISIGFIVSFMGDASEYVDFAKAEGFAKKGKEKKVHVIGKLPKNTIGKVVGLEYEPKLNPNLFVFEMVDNAGKTEKVYYNDAKPQDFERSEQIVVIGAYNKNNQFVADKILMKCPSKYEGQQKQLN; encoded by the coding sequence ATGAAACCTGCTCATATTGTTGCCATTATTGCTATTGCCATTTCTATTGGCTTTATTGTATCGTTTATGGGTGATGCAAGTGAATATGTAGATTTTGCAAAAGCAGAAGGCTTTGCAAAAAAAGGGAAAGAGAAGAAAGTGCATGTAATAGGAAAATTACCTAAAAACACAATTGGCAAAGTGGTTGGTTTGGAGTACGAACCCAAACTAAATCCTAATTTGTTTGTTTTTGAAATGGTTGATAATGCTGGAAAAACAGAGAAAGTATATTACAATGATGCTAAACCTCAAGATTTTGAGCGTTCTGAACAAATTGTAGTAATTGGTGCTTACAACAAAAACAATCAGTTTGTCGCAGATAAAATTTTGATGAAATGCCCTTCTAAATATGAAGGACAACAGAAGCAGTTGAATTAA